Sequence from the Caldibacillus debilis DSM 16016 genome:
AAACACTTGACGGAAGAGGAGGGAGACAATAACGATGGCGAAAGACGATGTCATTGAAGTGGAAGGTACGGTTAAAGAAACTTTACCAAACGCCATGTTTAAAGTAGAATTAGAAAATGGGCATACGGTCCTTGCCCACGTATCAGGCAAGATCCGCATGCATTTTATCCGCATTTTGCCGGGGGATAAAGTGACGGTGGAACTGTCCCCCTATGATTTGACCCGTGGAAGAATCACGTACCGGTATAAATAATTCACTCCGTCCGATAGGGAGGTTAAACGATGAAGGTCAGACCGTCTGTAAAACCCATGTGCGAAAAGTGCAAAGTCATTCGCAGACGAGGAAAAGTGATGGTTATTTGCGAAAATCCGAAACATAAACAAAAACAAGGTTAATTTCAAAGGAGGTGCAAAAGCGATGGCACGTATCGCAGGTGTTGACATTCCTCGGGACAAACGGGTAGTCATTTCGTTGACATATATTTACGGCATCGGCAAACCGACGGCGCAAAAGATTTTGAAAGAGGCCGGCGTATCCGAAGATACACGGGTAAGGGATCTGACGGAAGAAGAATTGAACAGGATCCGTGATCTTGTCGAAAAATTGAAAGTCGAAGGGGATCTCCGCCGGGAAGTTTCGTTAAACATCAAACGACTGATCGAAATCGGCTGCTATCGCGGATTACGCCACCGCAGAGGGCTCCCCGTTCGCGGACAAAACACGAAGAACAACGCCCGGACCCGGAAAGGCCCGCGGAAGACGGTTG
This genomic interval carries:
- the infA gene encoding translation initiation factor IF-1 translates to MAKDDVIEVEGTVKETLPNAMFKVELENGHTVLAHVSGKIRMHFIRILPGDKVTVELSPYDLTRGRITYRYK
- the rpmJ gene encoding 50S ribosomal protein L36, which produces MKVRPSVKPMCEKCKVIRRRGKVMVICENPKHKQKQG
- the rpsM gene encoding 30S ribosomal protein S13 gives rise to the protein MARIAGVDIPRDKRVVISLTYIYGIGKPTAQKILKEAGVSEDTRVRDLTEEELNRIRDLVEKLKVEGDLRREVSLNIKRLIEIGCYRGLRHRRGLPVRGQNTKNNARTRKGPRKTVANKKK